The segment TTTCGAAGACTACGTGGCAGGCAGTCCTCGTGCTCGAGCTCCTCTAATCTATTTCCTACATCTATATATTGTCGAAAATTCTATCAAAAAATCGCATGAACAACGTGGAACTCAAGTGCTGCAATCGTTCTCACTGTGAGATTGATAAATGATAAGTATCGTCAAATTAATACTCTTTTTGATCCGTGACAATCTTTCTCATTTCACTGGTAACACGGAACATTGGTCCATGTCCAGGTATTATAAAATCTGCAGTATTTATTACATATGATCTCCATTGTGATTGAATTTTCTGTAATTTCACAGTTCCCAAATCTTTCCATATCGAAGGATTTAAAatatcttcttctttctcgaaCAGGTCCCCTGCAAGATTTATTGCAACACTCAAATGCAATTATTGTAACATTTTAAATGTGAATCAATTTGAGAGAAAGCAAAACCTGTTATAGCAAAGCAGGTAGATTTTCCAGACACGTTGCTTCGAGCTAGTACCGTGACATCCTCAGCTGTATGTCCTGGAGTGGCTATGACTATAACCGATGGGCAAATTGCATATGCCGAATCTGTATTTAGAATAATTATaggtgtatttttttattacacatACGATAAAAGTGAATTATAATTGTCGGTGTACTTGAAACCATTTTATTACcattttcaaattttgtttCAAAGAATATTTCTCCTCTATGAACGCAAGTTCCGATCATATGTTCCGCGTTTAGAAAGAGATTATTGTTGCCTATGTGATCCGCATGGCCATGAGTACAAACGACATAATCAATTTCATCGGGAGTAATGTTGTGTTTATTAAGAGCTGAAATAAAACTTTAAATGACTAAATATACgcacctattataatacatatttagatGCTACAGAGACCGCACCTTGTATGATTTTGTTTTTGTCCCAAGCTGTCATTGTATCAACAATCACATTTTTCGAGGCTTTTATTAATGTACAAGAACAATTTGCTTTCGTTGCTCCATCTTCAAGTTTTGTAGAATAACCATCGTACAACACATGAACTTCGCACATTTCTggaatctaaataaagaaaTAGAATAATAAACGCGTAAAGACACGAAATTTTGATTTGTTCGAATTTTATTGTTGTTAATAAAATTCAAACTGTTTGACTTCAGttgaaatatacatatgtaaataaatatatatttacaatgTAAATGTAAATAGTTATTTACCTGAAGAAATTTGCAGCCTTCGTCTGACAATAAGAGGTTATACCACACAGAGGTTATACTTTCAATGTTTACATGTACCCAGCCaaccaaaaatctaaatttggtcgacctcctgtgcgcgcatatgccgagctagtgtcgaccgtaggaccagagtttggacatgggcatgaggtcggcatcaggtcggcacgaatcggccgaatgtgcctttgtggcagcactgtcgcactgatgtaccgcatgccgaatatcgttttacaggtgaaacaaacaattccaatgtcgcttttgcaaaattcacatgtttttctataagcgagggtgaaactaatatcctaatcgcgatatggagcaacaaaaaatgagtatacacattcggagctaatatcccgtacattactaccgggccggtatataagagaaattggcgaaactcggtcgctttaaaagttgaatattcttctattggcctcgggcgtctagaaaaatcagatggacagtacttatcgagtactgccattcgcgcggagatgataaaatataagtgtattcaattagttgaaattgaactgtaaagaaaattgtacggcaatgcaaattttagattatgtctcttgcaatcgatgcagacaatttttatttcgcataaagatccgcagtctaggaaaaataacaaatgtgagaaataaataaaatttgtattttttttttcgccaatttctcttatataccggcccggtagtaatgtacgggatattagctccgaatgtgtatactcattttttgttgctccatatcgcgattaggatattagtttcaccctcgcttatagaaaaacatgtgaattttgcaaaagcggcattggaattgtttgtttcacctgtaaaacgatattcggcatgcggtacatcagtgcgacagtgctgccacaaaggcacattcggtcgattcgtgccgacctgatgccgacctcatgcccatgtccaaaccctggtcctacggtcgtccaaaattaagccaatcgggacttgagcacctccgagcgtagattggacaatgatttgccgatctgtgccctaggcacggcttgcccaaggcacgcctggttagctgggtatttatatatgtaaatacatatatttatatgtactggATCAAAACATTCGGTCttgttattttgattaattAAAAGTTGAAGGAGGTAGAACATATGAAATGAAATTGGTAAGTACGATTATCATAATACTTTAGTACAttgattatgtataatatatgcgATATAAAATACTTTTAGTAATGCCCGTTGTTATAACCttaatgtatataaatattattaatctttATTGCCAGTATTGTTTATGATAGTCGCTTTTTACAAAAACTTCTTTCTTTGACAGTACTGTTTATCAAGCGAACCGACAAAACCATGTTTGGTATTAAGTTTCAAGGGCATTACATTAATGTTGGACTGCGGCTTGAATATGCAGTCTGTATTACATTTTATGCCGATGCCTTTGGTGCCTAGTTCCAAATTCAATTCTTTATCATCCTGGCTTCCTCGTGATAATCATCAAGACTGGCAGATAGAAGGGGTTTGGATATTTACatgttttaacactaggtttacgaacGCGTGGCTATCCTAATTATtagccatttttttttttataatatgtactaaagaaataaatttgtagaaTAATTTATAATCTGAATAATTCTCTCCACGATGATCGATGAATCTGaacaattccattaaaaatattggAACACGCGTCATTTCCATGTTTcccataaacctagtgttaattaaCAAATATGAGACATCTTTAATAAGATTTGACCATTCAATTTTTAGGAGTTAAAAGAATGTTGCGGCAGAGTATTCGTAGACTCGACCCCAGAATTTTCTCCGCCACTGGAGAAAATCATAGACTTTTCAGAAATTGATGCTATCTTGATA is part of the Lasioglossum baleicum chromosome 6, iyLasBale1, whole genome shotgun sequence genome and harbors:
- the LOC143209756 gene encoding metallo-beta-lactamase domain-containing protein 1, producing MCEVHVLYDGYSTKLEDGATKANCSCTLIKASKNVIVDTMTAWDKNKIIQALNKHNITPDEIDYVVCTHGHADHIGNNNLFLNAEHMIGTCVHRGEIFFETKFENDSAYAICPSVIVIATPGHTAEDVTVLARSNVSGKSTCFAITGDLFEKEEDILNPSIWKDLGTVKLQKIQSQWRSYVINTADFIIPGHGPMFRVTSEMRKIVTDQKEY